The following proteins are encoded in a genomic region of Cervus elaphus chromosome 15, mCerEla1.1, whole genome shotgun sequence:
- the UBTD1 gene encoding ubiquitin domain-containing protein 1 isoform X1, producing MGNCVGRQRRERPTAPGHPRKRAGRNEPLKKERLKWKSDYPMTDGQLRSKRDEFWDTAPAFEGRKEIWDALKAAAYAAEANDHELAQAILDGASITLPHGTLCECYDELGNRYQLPIYCLSPPVNLLLEHAEEESLEPPEPTPSVRREFPLKVRLSTGKDVRLSASLPDTVGQLKRQLHTQEGIEPSWQRWFFSGKLLTDRTRLQETKIQKDFVIQVIINQPPPPQD from the exons gACGCAAcgagcccctgaagaaggagcGGCTGAAGTGGAAGAGCGACTACCCGATGACCGACGGGCAGCTGCGGAGCAAGAGGGATGAGTTCTGGGACACGGCGCCCGCCTTCGAGGGCCGCAAGGAGATCTGGGACGCCCTCAAGGCTGCCGCCTACGCGGCCGAGGCCAACGACCACGAGCTGGCTCAGGCCATCCTGGACGGAGCCAGCATCACCTTGCCCCATG GCACCCTCTGTGAGTGCTACGACGAGCTGGGCAATCGCTACCAACTCCCCATCTACTGCCTGTCGCCGCCCGTGAACCTGCTTCTGGAGCACGCCGAAGAGGAGAGCCTGGAGCCCCCCGAGCCCACCCCCAGCGTGCGCCGAGAGTTCCCGCTGAAGGTGCGCCTCTCCACGGGCAAGGACGTGAGGCTCAGCGCCAGCCTGCCCGACACGGTGGGGCAGCTCAAGAGGCAGCTGCACACCCAGGAGGGCATCGAGCCATCCTGGCAGCGATGGTTCTTCTCCGGAAAGCTGCTCACAGACCGCACGCGGCTCCAGGAAACCAAGATCCAGAAAGATTTTGTCATCCAGGTCATCATCAACCAGCCCCCGCCGCCCCAGGACTGA
- the UBTD1 gene encoding ubiquitin domain-containing protein 1 isoform X2 produces MTDGQLRSKRDEFWDTAPAFEGRKEIWDALKAAAYAAEANDHELAQAILDGASITLPHGTLCECYDELGNRYQLPIYCLSPPVNLLLEHAEEESLEPPEPTPSVRREFPLKVRLSTGKDVRLSASLPDTVGQLKRQLHTQEGIEPSWQRWFFSGKLLTDRTRLQETKIQKDFVIQVIINQPPPPQD; encoded by the exons ATGACCGACGGGCAGCTGCGGAGCAAGAGGGATGAGTTCTGGGACACGGCGCCCGCCTTCGAGGGCCGCAAGGAGATCTGGGACGCCCTCAAGGCTGCCGCCTACGCGGCCGAGGCCAACGACCACGAGCTGGCTCAGGCCATCCTGGACGGAGCCAGCATCACCTTGCCCCATG GCACCCTCTGTGAGTGCTACGACGAGCTGGGCAATCGCTACCAACTCCCCATCTACTGCCTGTCGCCGCCCGTGAACCTGCTTCTGGAGCACGCCGAAGAGGAGAGCCTGGAGCCCCCCGAGCCCACCCCCAGCGTGCGCCGAGAGTTCCCGCTGAAGGTGCGCCTCTCCACGGGCAAGGACGTGAGGCTCAGCGCCAGCCTGCCCGACACGGTGGGGCAGCTCAAGAGGCAGCTGCACACCCAGGAGGGCATCGAGCCATCCTGGCAGCGATGGTTCTTCTCCGGAAAGCTGCTCACAGACCGCACGCGGCTCCAGGAAACCAAGATCCAGAAAGATTTTGTCATCCAGGTCATCATCAACCAGCCCCCGCCGCCCCAGGACTGA